Proteins encoded by one window of Hafnia alvei:
- the nuoN gene encoding NADH-quinone oxidoreductase subunit NuoN: MTITPQHLIALLPLLIVGLTVVVVMLCIAWRRNHFVNATVTVIGLNLALLSLYFVGQLLSATDGSLNVTPLFRVDSFSMLYIGLVLLSSLATSTFAYPWLQGYPDNRDEFYLLVLIATLGGIVLACANHLAALFIGIELISLPLFGLIGYAYRQKRSLEAAIKYTILSAAASSFLLFGMALLYAESGDLSFAGLGKSMSDSMLHEPLLLAGLGMMLVGFGFKLSLVPFQLWTPDVYQGAPAPVSTFLATASKIAIFAVLMRLFMYAPVTNSETVRLVLGIIAFCSILFGNLMAITQSNIKRLLGYSSVSHLGYLLVALIAVQSQQISAEAVGVYLAGYLFASLASFGVVSLMSSPYSGPDAESLFSYRGLFWHKPILSAVMTVSMLSLAGIPMTLGFIGKFYIVTVGVQAHLWWLTGAVVVGSAIGLYYYLRVAVSMYLHAPETLVRDTPNNWALTAGGVVVLISGILVVLLGIFPQPLISLVQMAQPIL; the protein is encoded by the coding sequence ATGACAATAACTCCTCAACATCTGATCGCACTGTTACCGCTGTTGATCGTCGGATTGACGGTGGTGGTTGTGATGCTGTGCATTGCGTGGCGACGCAACCACTTCGTCAACGCAACGGTGACAGTGATCGGTTTGAACCTGGCGCTGCTTTCACTCTATTTTGTGGGGCAGCTTCTTTCTGCAACGGATGGCTCGTTAAACGTAACGCCGCTGTTTCGCGTTGATAGTTTCTCCATGCTGTATATCGGCTTGGTGTTGCTGTCGAGCCTTGCGACCAGCACGTTTGCCTACCCATGGCTGCAAGGCTACCCAGATAACCGCGATGAGTTCTATCTGCTGGTTCTGATTGCAACGCTGGGCGGTATCGTACTGGCTTGCGCTAACCATCTGGCGGCGTTGTTCATCGGTATCGAACTGATTTCGCTGCCGCTGTTTGGCCTGATTGGTTATGCCTATCGCCAGAAACGCTCGCTGGAAGCCGCTATCAAGTACACCATTCTGTCAGCGGCGGCCTCATCGTTCCTGCTGTTCGGTATGGCGCTGCTGTATGCTGAATCTGGCGACCTGTCGTTTGCCGGCCTAGGCAAAAGCATGAGCGATAGCATGCTGCACGAACCGCTGTTGTTAGCCGGTTTGGGCATGATGCTGGTTGGCTTTGGCTTCAAACTTTCACTGGTTCCGTTCCAGCTGTGGACGCCAGACGTGTATCAGGGCGCTCCTGCGCCGGTTTCAACCTTCTTGGCCACCGCCAGCAAGATTGCCATCTTTGCCGTGCTGATGCGTCTGTTTATGTATGCGCCGGTCACCAACAGCGAAACGGTACGTTTGGTTCTGGGCATCATCGCATTCTGCTCCATCCTGTTTGGTAACCTGATGGCGATCACGCAGAGCAACATCAAGCGTCTGCTTGGTTACTCTTCGGTGTCTCATTTAGGCTATCTGCTGGTGGCACTGATTGCGGTTCAGAGTCAGCAAATTTCTGCTGAAGCGGTTGGCGTATATCTGGCGGGTTATCTGTTCGCAAGCCTTGCCTCCTTCGGTGTGGTGAGCTTGATGTCTAGCCCATACAGCGGCCCTGACGCAGAATCCCTGTTCTCTTATCGTGGTCTGTTCTGGCATAAGCCAATTCTTTCTGCGGTGATGACGGTGTCTATGCTGTCTCTGGCGGGTATCCCAATGACGCTGGGCTTCATCGGTAAATTCTATATCGTTACCGTGGGTGTTCAGGCGCATCTGTGGTGGCTGACCGGTGCGGTTGTGGTGGGTAGTGCGATTGGTTTGTACTACTACCTGCGCGTTGCCGTGAGTATGTACCTGCATGCACCTGAAACGCTGGTGCGTGATACGCCAAATAACTGGGCACTGACTGCCGGTGGCGTTGTGGTGCTGATTTCAGGGATCTTAGTGGTTCTGCTGGGTATCTTCCCTCAGCCGCTGATTTCTCTGGTGCAGATGGCACAGCCGATTCTTTAA
- the nuoM gene encoding NADH-quinone oxidoreductase subunit M, translating to MLLPWLILIPFIGGFLSWQSERFGTKAPRWIALIAMGLTLVLSVQLWLQGSYSLTQATGLPQWQSEFSVPWIPRFGIEFHLALDGLSLLMVVLTGLLGVLAILCSWNEIQKYQGFFHLNLLWILGGVIGVFLAIDLFLFFFFWEMMLVPMYFLIALWGHKASDGKTRISAATKFFIYTQSSGLIMLIAILGLVFVHFNATGVWTFNYEELLNTPMSHNVQYLLMLGFFIAFAVKMPVVPLHGWLPDAHSQAPTAGSVDLAGILLKTAAYGLLRFSLPLFPEASHEFAPIAMWLGVIGIFYGAWMAFAQTDIKRLIAYTSVSHMGFVLIAIYSGSQLAYQGAVIQMIAHGLSAAGMFIICGQLYERLHTRDMRQMGGLWGRIKYLPALSLFFAVATLGMPGTGNFVGEFMILFGSFQVVPVITIISTFGLVFASVYSLIMMQRAYYGAPKSDKPLPGMSTRELSIILLLVVLLVALGVYPQPILDTSSAAMTNVQHWFSSASTLTTRP from the coding sequence ATGTTATTACCTTGGCTAATTCTTATCCCGTTCATCGGTGGCTTTTTAAGCTGGCAGAGCGAGCGCTTCGGCACCAAAGCTCCACGCTGGATAGCACTGATAGCAATGGGTCTGACGTTAGTGTTGTCTGTGCAACTGTGGTTGCAGGGCAGCTATTCTCTGACACAGGCGACGGGTCTGCCGCAGTGGCAGTCAGAGTTCTCCGTGCCGTGGATCCCACGTTTCGGGATTGAATTCCACCTAGCACTGGATGGTTTATCACTGCTGATGGTGGTATTGACCGGCTTGCTGGGCGTTCTGGCGATCCTCTGTTCTTGGAACGAGATCCAGAAGTATCAGGGCTTCTTCCACCTGAATCTGTTATGGATTCTGGGGGGCGTCATCGGTGTGTTCTTGGCCATCGACCTGTTCCTGTTCTTCTTCTTCTGGGAAATGATGCTGGTGCCGATGTACTTCTTGATCGCTCTTTGGGGTCATAAAGCATCAGACGGCAAAACCCGTATCAGCGCTGCCACCAAGTTCTTCATCTACACCCAGTCCAGCGGCTTGATTATGCTGATTGCGATTCTGGGTCTGGTATTTGTTCACTTCAACGCTACCGGCGTGTGGACATTTAACTATGAAGAATTGCTGAACACGCCAATGAGTCACAACGTTCAGTATCTGCTGATGTTGGGCTTCTTTATTGCATTTGCCGTGAAGATGCCGGTGGTTCCATTGCATGGCTGGTTACCTGATGCACACAGTCAGGCACCGACCGCAGGTTCCGTTGACTTAGCCGGTATTTTGCTGAAAACCGCAGCCTATGGTCTGTTGCGTTTCAGCCTGCCGTTGTTCCCAGAAGCATCCCATGAATTCGCGCCTATCGCGATGTGGTTAGGTGTTATCGGTATCTTCTACGGTGCATGGATGGCGTTTGCTCAGACGGATATTAAACGTCTGATTGCTTATACCTCCGTTTCCCACATGGGCTTCGTATTGATCGCGATCTACTCCGGTAGCCAACTGGCCTATCAGGGCGCGGTTATCCAGATGATTGCGCACGGTTTGTCTGCTGCGGGTATGTTCATCATCTGTGGTCAGCTTTACGAACGTCTGCATACGCGTGATATGCGTCAGATGGGCGGTTTGTGGGGCCGGATTAAGTACCTGCCTGCGCTGTCGCTGTTCTTTGCCGTTGCCACCTTAGGTATGCCGGGTACTGGTAACTTCGTTGGTGAGTTCATGATCCTATTCGGCAGCTTCCAAGTGGTGCCGGTTATAACGATTATCTCTACCTTCGGTCTGGTATTTGCCTCTGTTTATTCGTTAATCATGATGCAGCGCGCTTATTACGGTGCACCAAAATCTGACAAACCTCTGCCGGGCATGAGCACGCGTGAGCTGTCGATTATTCTGCTGCTGGTGGTTCTGCTGGTTGCGCTGGGTGTTTATCCTCAGCCGATTCTGGATACGTCCAGTGCAGCAATGACGAACGTGCAACACTGGTTTAGCTCTGCTTCAACTTTAACAACAAGGCCGTAA
- the nuoL gene encoding NADH-quinone oxidoreductase subunit L, whose product MNLLYLTILLPLIGFLLLAFSRGRWSENTSAIIGVGSIGLAALVTAYVGFDFLSQKADGVQVFNQHLWNWMAVGDFGIPVTLTLDGLSLTMLSVVTGVGFFIHMFASWYMRGEEGYSRFFAYTNLFIASMVVLVLADNLLLMYLGWEGVGLCSYLLIGFYYTNPANGAAAMKAFIVTRVGDVFLAIGLFILYNELGTLNIRELMILAPQKLEIGSTAITWATLMLLGGAVGKSAQLPLQTWLADAMAGPTPVSALIHAATMVTAGVYLIARTHGLFLMAPEVLHLVGIVGAVTLVLAGFAALVQTDIKRVLAYSTMSQIGYMFLALGVQAWDAAIFHLMTHAFFKALLFLSSGSVILACHHEQNIFKMGGLRKSLPLVYICFLVGGAALSALPIVTAGFYSKDEILWGALASGHVNLMTAGLVGAFLTSLYTFRMIFIVFHGEAHTKAHAGKGIAHSLPLIVLLVLSTFIGALITPPLAGVLPESHSGEAGKMTLEIISGVVAIVGILLAAVLYLGKRQFVNSVAQSAPGRFFSTWWFHAWGFDWLYNMIFVKPFKAIAYLLQRDPLNSLMNLFAVFARWGNRGLAVSENGQLRWYMASMGVGAVVVLALLLLVK is encoded by the coding sequence ATGAACCTACTCTACTTAACAATATTGCTACCGTTAATCGGGTTCTTGCTGTTGGCATTTTCCCGTGGTCGCTGGTCAGAAAATACGTCGGCCATCATCGGCGTCGGTTCTATCGGACTGGCTGCGCTGGTTACCGCCTATGTGGGTTTTGATTTCTTAAGTCAAAAAGCCGACGGCGTACAGGTGTTCAACCAACATCTGTGGAACTGGATGGCCGTGGGTGACTTCGGTATTCCTGTGACCTTAACGCTGGACGGTCTGTCGCTGACCATGCTGTCTGTGGTTACCGGCGTGGGCTTCTTCATTCATATGTTCGCCTCATGGTATATGCGCGGTGAAGAGGGCTACTCGCGCTTCTTCGCTTATACCAACCTGTTTATCGCCAGCATGGTGGTATTGGTTCTGGCGGATAACCTGCTGCTGATGTATCTGGGCTGGGAAGGGGTAGGGCTGTGCAGTTATCTGCTGATCGGCTTCTACTACACCAATCCGGCTAACGGTGCGGCGGCAATGAAGGCGTTCATCGTGACCCGCGTGGGTGACGTGTTCTTGGCGATTGGCCTGTTCATTCTTTACAACGAACTGGGCACGCTGAACATCCGTGAACTGATGATTCTGGCTCCGCAAAAACTGGAGATAGGCTCGACTGCGATTACGTGGGCGACGCTGATGCTGTTGGGCGGTGCCGTAGGTAAATCTGCACAGTTGCCGTTGCAAACATGGTTGGCGGATGCGATGGCGGGTCCAACGCCGGTTTCTGCTTTGATCCATGCTGCGACCATGGTTACCGCCGGTGTTTACCTGATTGCACGTACGCACGGCCTGTTCCTGATGGCGCCTGAAGTGCTGCATCTGGTGGGTATCGTTGGTGCGGTGACGTTGGTGCTGGCCGGTTTCGCCGCGCTGGTACAAACCGACATCAAACGCGTGCTAGCTTACTCAACCATGAGTCAGATCGGCTACATGTTCTTGGCGCTGGGCGTTCAAGCATGGGATGCGGCAATCTTCCATCTGATGACGCATGCGTTCTTTAAAGCGCTGCTGTTCCTCTCTTCTGGTTCGGTGATTTTGGCCTGCCACCACGAGCAGAACATCTTCAAAATGGGTGGATTGCGTAAATCGCTGCCGCTGGTTTACATCTGCTTCTTGGTCGGTGGTGCTGCGCTGTCTGCGTTGCCAATCGTCACCGCGGGCTTCTACAGTAAAGATGAAATCCTGTGGGGGGCGTTGGCTTCTGGCCACGTTAACCTGATGACTGCGGGCTTGGTGGGTGCGTTCCTGACGTCGCTGTATACCTTCCGTATGATTTTCATTGTGTTCCATGGCGAAGCACATACCAAAGCACATGCGGGCAAAGGCATTGCGCATAGCCTGCCGCTGATTGTGTTGCTGGTGCTTTCTACCTTCATCGGTGCGTTGATTACGCCACCGCTGGCGGGTGTGTTACCAGAAAGCCACAGCGGTGAAGCGGGTAAAATGACGTTAGAAATTATCTCCGGCGTCGTGGCTATCGTTGGCATCCTGCTGGCTGCTGTCTTGTACCTTGGGAAACGTCAGTTTGTGAATAGCGTGGCGCAGAGCGCGCCGGGTCGCTTCTTCTCAACGTGGTGGTTCCATGCATGGGGCTTTGACTGGCTGTACAACATGATCTTTGTTAAGCCGTTTAAAGCGATTGCTTACCTGTTACAGCGCGATCCGCTCAACAGCCTGATGAACCTGTTCGCCGTCTTTGCGCGCTGGGGTAATCGTGGTCTTGCGGTGAGTGAAAACGGTCAGTTGCGCTGGTATATGGCATCTATGGGTGTGGGCGCAGTGGTCGTATTGGCTCTGTTGTTATTGGTTAAGTGA
- the nuoK gene encoding NADH-quinone oxidoreductase subunit NuoK, which yields MIPLQHGLILAAILFVLGLTGLLIRRNLLFMLISLEIMINAAALAFVVAGSYWGQADGQVMYILAISLAAAEASIGLALLLQLHRRRNTLNIDTVSEMRG from the coding sequence ATGATCCCGTTACAACACGGTTTAATTCTGGCGGCCATCCTGTTTGTTCTGGGACTGACCGGCCTGTTAATCCGGCGCAATCTGCTGTTTATGCTGATTAGCTTGGAAATCATGATCAACGCGGCTGCTTTGGCATTCGTGGTGGCGGGGAGCTATTGGGGACAAGCAGATGGTCAGGTGATGTACATTCTGGCGATCAGCTTAGCCGCGGCGGAAGCGAGTATTGGCTTGGCGCTGTTGCTGCAATTGCATCGTCGTCGCAACACCCTGAATATCGATACTGTCAGTGAGATGCGCGGATGA
- the nuoJ gene encoding NADH-quinone oxidoreductase subunit J, translating to MEFAFYIAALVAVVATIRVISHANPVHALLYLIVSLLAIAAVFFSLGAYFAGALEIIVYAGAIMVLFVFVVMMLNLGNSVVEQERAWLKPTLWIGPSILSLILLAVLVYAIMSVNDQGISGDMIDAKAVGIALFGPYVLAVELVSMLLLAGLVVAFHVGREHKQGEVFSKAPEADANKAKAMAVKNKAEERA from the coding sequence ATGGAATTTGCATTCTACATTGCAGCGCTGGTGGCCGTGGTGGCAACGATCCGAGTGATCTCGCATGCCAATCCGGTTCACGCCTTGCTGTATTTAATTGTGTCTTTACTGGCGATTGCGGCGGTGTTCTTCTCTCTTGGCGCTTACTTTGCGGGTGCCTTGGAGATCATCGTGTATGCCGGTGCGATTATGGTTCTGTTCGTCTTCGTGGTCATGATGCTTAACCTCGGTAATTCGGTGGTGGAGCAAGAACGCGCATGGCTGAAACCAACGCTGTGGATTGGGCCGAGCATTTTGTCTCTGATCCTGTTAGCGGTGCTGGTTTACGCCATTATGAGCGTCAACGACCAAGGGATAAGCGGCGACATGATTGACGCGAAAGCGGTCGGTATCGCGCTGTTTGGCCCGTATGTTCTGGCCGTTGAACTGGTATCTATGCTGTTGCTGGCGGGTCTGGTGGTGGCGTTCCATGTGGGACGCGAGCACAAGCAGGGCGAAGTCTTCAGCAAAGCGCCAGAAGCGGATGCCAATAAAGCCAAGGCAATGGCGGTAAAAAATAAGGCGGAGGAGCGAGCATGA
- the nuoI gene encoding NADH-quinone oxidoreductase subunit NuoI: MTLKELVVGFGTQVRSLWMIGLHAFAKRETQMYPEEPVYLPPRYRGRIVLTRDPDGEERCVACNLCAVACPVGCISLQKAETKDGRWYPEFFRINFSRCIFCGLCEEACPTTAIQLTPDFELGEFKRQDLVYEKEDLLISGPGKYPEYNFYRMAGMAIDGKAKGEAENEAKPIDVKGLLP; encoded by the coding sequence ATGACATTGAAAGAGTTAGTGGTTGGTTTCGGCACCCAAGTGCGCAGCCTGTGGATGATTGGCTTGCATGCGTTTGCTAAGCGCGAAACCCAAATGTATCCGGAAGAGCCGGTCTATCTGCCGCCTCGCTACCGTGGTCGTATCGTGTTAACCCGCGATCCCGACGGTGAAGAGCGCTGCGTTGCCTGTAACCTGTGTGCCGTTGCCTGTCCGGTTGGCTGTATTTCTTTGCAGAAAGCAGAAACCAAAGATGGTCGCTGGTATCCAGAGTTTTTCCGCATCAACTTCTCTCGCTGCATCTTCTGTGGTCTGTGTGAAGAAGCGTGTCCAACGACCGCTATTCAGCTAACGCCAGATTTTGAACTGGGTGAATTTAAGCGTCAGGATTTGGTATACGAAAAAGAAGATCTTCTGATCTCGGGCCCGGGTAAATATCCGGAATATAACTTCTATCGTATGGCCGGTATGGCTATCGACGGCAAAGCGAAAGGCGAAGCCGAAAACGAAGCGAAGCCGATTGACGTTAAAGGTCTGCTACCTTAA
- the nuoH gene encoding NADH-quinone oxidoreductase subunit NuoH, producing MSWLTPDVIDIILTVLKAVVILLVVVTCGAFMSFGERRLLGLFQNRYGPNRVGWGGSLQLVADMVKMFFKEDWVPRFSDRLIFTLAPMIAFSSLLLAFAIVPVSPTWMGADLNIGILFFLMMAGLAVYAVLFAGWSSNNKYSLLGAMRASAQTLSYEVFLGLSVMGVVAQADSFNMQAIVESQSHLWNVIPQFFGFLTFIIAGVAVCHRHPFDQPEAEQELADGYHIEYSGMKFGLFFVGEYIGIVTVSALIVTLFFGGWQGPFLPPVIWFAIKTAFFMVMFILVRASLPRPRYDQVMSFGWKICLPLTLLNLLATAAVILYNAQ from the coding sequence ATGAGTTGGCTGACGCCAGACGTGATCGACATCATTCTCACCGTGCTTAAAGCGGTGGTGATTTTGCTGGTGGTGGTCACCTGTGGGGCATTTATGAGCTTCGGCGAACGTCGTTTGCTCGGCCTATTCCAGAACCGTTATGGACCAAACCGTGTTGGCTGGGGCGGCTCGCTCCAGCTGGTTGCGGATATGGTCAAAATGTTCTTCAAAGAAGACTGGGTTCCACGCTTCTCCGATCGCCTGATCTTTACCTTGGCGCCGATGATTGCGTTCTCCTCTCTGTTGCTGGCTTTCGCGATTGTGCCGGTAAGCCCAACGTGGATGGGTGCCGATCTGAACATCGGTATTCTGTTCTTCTTGATGATGGCAGGTCTTGCGGTTTACGCCGTGCTGTTTGCCGGTTGGTCGAGCAACAACAAATACTCTTTGCTGGGTGCGATGCGTGCTTCTGCGCAGACGCTGAGCTATGAAGTGTTCCTCGGTCTTTCGGTGATGGGCGTGGTTGCGCAGGCTGATTCCTTCAACATGCAGGCTATCGTGGAATCGCAGTCTCATCTGTGGAACGTTATCCCGCAGTTCTTTGGATTCCTGACCTTTATTATCGCCGGTGTTGCGGTATGTCACCGTCACCCATTTGACCAACCGGAAGCCGAGCAGGAACTGGCCGACGGTTACCACATTGAATATTCCGGTATGAAATTCGGTCTGTTCTTCGTGGGGGAATATATCGGGATCGTCACCGTATCAGCGCTGATTGTGACGCTGTTCTTCGGAGGCTGGCAGGGGCCATTCCTGCCGCCGGTTATCTGGTTTGCAATTAAGACTGCCTTCTTCATGGTGATGTTTATTCTGGTGCGTGCGTCACTGCCGCGTCCTCGCTATGACCAGGTGATGTCATTCGGCTGGAAAATTTGCCTGCCGTTGACGTTGTTGAACCTGTTGGCGACCGCCGCCGTGATTTTGTATAACGCTCAATAA
- the nuoG gene encoding NADH-quinone oxidoreductase subunit NuoG: protein MATIHVDGKEYEVNGAENLLQACLSLGLDIPYFCWHPALGSVGACRQCAVKQYQNAEDTRGRLVMSCMTPAQDGTFISIDDAEAKTFRESVVEWLMTNHPHDCPVCEEGGNCHLQDMTVMTGHSFRRYRFTKRTHNNQELGPFISHEMNRCIACYRCVRYYKDYADGTDFGVYGAHDNVYFGRPESGTLESEFSGNLVEVCPTGVFTDKTHSERYNRKWDMQFAPSVCQQCSVGCNTSPGERYGEIRRIENRFNGTVNHYFLCDRGRFGYGYVNLKDRPRQPQQRRGNDWIHLNADQAMQGAADLLRQAKKTIGIGSPRASLESNYALRELVGAENFYSGVEAGELSRLNLMQKILREGGIYTPALREMESYDAVLILGEDVTQTAARIALALRQAVKGKARAMAAAQRVADWQIAAIQNIGQRAKYPLFITSIDDTRLDDIAALNYRAPVADQARLGFAVAHALDNSAPAVEGLSDDVRKQVDVIVQALAGAKKPLIVTGSNAGYTPLIEAAANVAKALKARDLDVGITFIAAEANSMGLAMMNAPSIDDALVELEQGNADAVVVLENDLYRHAPAARVDAALAKAQSLIVVDHQRTEIMNKADLVLSAASFAESDGTLVNQEGRAQRFFQVYDPAYYDDPKKNTPSIMLESWRWLHSLHTTVESRHIDWTQLDHVIESCVKAYPQLQGIVDAAPDASFRIKGQKLAREPHRYSGRTAMRANISVHEPRQPQDKDTAFAFSMEGYSGPLEDRQQIPFAWAPGWNSPQAWNKFQAEVGGHLRHGDPGVRLIAAGEGSLAYFDAVPAAYQNAGWVVAPYYHLFGSDEMTQRAPVIQTRMPEAYVMVNPADAAQLGVNSGTVLELTVADQKLTLPVRLSDNLQSGQIGLPLGLPGISPVLNGSKVDAIQETKVREAAL from the coding sequence ATGGCTACAATTCATGTAGACGGCAAAGAATATGAAGTTAACGGGGCGGAGAACCTGCTACAGGCATGTCTCTCTCTCGGGCTTGATATTCCTTACTTTTGCTGGCACCCGGCGCTGGGCAGCGTCGGTGCTTGCCGCCAGTGTGCGGTTAAGCAATACCAGAACGCGGAAGATACCCGTGGTCGTCTGGTAATGTCATGTATGACACCCGCGCAGGATGGAACCTTTATTTCCATCGATGATGCAGAAGCGAAAACGTTCCGTGAGAGCGTTGTGGAATGGTTGATGACCAACCATCCACATGACTGTCCTGTGTGTGAAGAGGGCGGTAACTGCCATCTGCAAGATATGACGGTGATGACCGGCCATAGCTTCCGTCGCTATCGCTTCACCAAACGTACGCACAACAATCAGGAACTGGGGCCGTTTATTTCTCATGAAATGAACCGCTGCATCGCCTGCTACCGCTGTGTGCGTTACTACAAAGATTACGCTGATGGCACCGATTTCGGTGTGTATGGCGCGCACGACAACGTCTACTTTGGTCGCCCAGAAAGCGGCACACTGGAGAGTGAATTCTCCGGTAACTTGGTCGAAGTGTGCCCAACCGGCGTATTCACCGATAAAACGCACTCCGAGCGTTATAACCGTAAATGGGACATGCAGTTTGCCCCTAGCGTCTGCCAGCAGTGCAGCGTGGGTTGTAACACCAGCCCGGGTGAGCGCTACGGTGAAATTCGCCGTATCGAAAACCGTTTCAACGGTACCGTTAACCATTACTTCCTATGTGACCGTGGCCGTTTCGGCTATGGATATGTCAACCTGAAGGATCGTCCTCGCCAGCCGCAGCAGCGTCGTGGCAACGACTGGATCCACTTGAATGCCGATCAGGCCATGCAAGGTGCGGCGGATCTGCTGCGTCAGGCGAAGAAAACCATCGGTATTGGTTCTCCACGTGCCAGCCTTGAAAGCAACTATGCTTTGCGTGAACTGGTCGGCGCGGAAAACTTCTACAGCGGCGTTGAAGCCGGTGAATTAAGCCGTTTGAATCTGATGCAAAAAATCCTGCGCGAGGGCGGTATCTATACCCCAGCTCTGCGTGAGATGGAAAGCTACGATGCGGTGCTGATCCTCGGTGAAGACGTAACCCAAACCGCTGCGCGTATCGCGTTGGCGCTGCGTCAGGCTGTAAAAGGCAAGGCGCGTGCGATGGCTGCGGCTCAGCGTGTGGCTGACTGGCAGATTGCGGCGATTCAGAACATTGGCCAACGTGCCAAGTATCCGCTGTTCATAACCAGCATTGACGACACCCGTTTGGATGATATCGCGGCGCTGAACTATCGCGCACCGGTTGCCGATCAGGCACGTTTAGGCTTCGCTGTGGCTCATGCGTTGGATAACTCAGCCCCTGCGGTTGAAGGTTTATCAGACGACGTGCGCAAGCAGGTTGACGTGATCGTTCAAGCGTTAGCGGGAGCGAAAAAACCGCTGATCGTAACGGGCAGCAATGCCGGTTATACACCGCTGATTGAAGCCGCCGCGAACGTGGCTAAAGCGTTGAAAGCGCGCGATCTGGATGTCGGTATCACCTTTATTGCCGCCGAAGCGAACAGCATGGGTCTGGCAATGATGAATGCACCGTCGATTGATGATGCACTGGTTGAGCTCGAACAGGGTAACGCTGATGCAGTTGTGGTGCTGGAAAACGATCTTTATCGCCATGCGCCAGCTGCGCGTGTCGATGCCGCTTTGGCGAAAGCCCAAAGCCTGATCGTGGTCGATCATCAACGTACAGAAATCATGAACAAAGCCGATCTGGTGCTCTCAGCGGCAAGCTTTGCCGAAAGCGATGGCACCTTGGTCAACCAAGAAGGCCGCGCACAGCGCTTCTTCCAAGTTTACGATCCGGCTTACTACGACGATCCGAAGAAAAACACGCCGTCGATTATGCTGGAAAGCTGGCGCTGGTTGCACTCCCTGCACACCACCGTCGAAAGCCGTCATATCGACTGGACGCAGCTGGATCACGTGATTGAATCTTGTGTGAAAGCCTATCCTCAGCTGCAAGGCATCGTGGACGCAGCGCCGGACGCAAGCTTCCGTATCAAAGGTCAGAAACTGGCTCGTGAACCGCATCGTTATAGTGGCCGCACCGCAATGCGCGCCAACATTAGCGTACATGAACCGCGCCAGCCGCAGGACAAAGACACCGCGTTTGCGTTCTCAATGGAAGGGTACAGTGGTCCATTGGAAGATCGTCAGCAGATCCCATTTGCATGGGCTCCGGGCTGGAACTCACCGCAGGCATGGAACAAATTCCAAGCCGAAGTGGGGGGCCATCTGCGCCACGGCGATCCGGGCGTGCGTTTAATCGCGGCCGGTGAAGGCTCATTGGCTTACTTTGACGCGGTACCTGCTGCCTATCAGAATGCGGGCTGGGTAGTTGCGCCTTACTACCATCTGTTTGGTAGCGACGAGATGACTCAGCGTGCACCGGTTATCCAAACCCGTATGCCAGAAGCATATGTGATGGTGAATCCGGCGGATGCGGCGCAGTTGGGCGTTAACAGCGGAACGGTTCTGGAGCTGACTGTTGCAGACCAGAAACTGACGCTGCCAGTGCGCTTAAGCGATAATTTGCAGTCAGGTCAAATCGGTCTGCCTCTGGGTCTGCCAGGTATCTCACCGGTGTTGAACGGAAGCAAAGTTGACGCTATTCAGGAAACGAAAGTGCGGGAGGCAGCATTATGA